Sequence from the Flavobacterium sp. J372 genome:
CCAGACCTGATACCTGACAGTATAGAGATATCTAACGGCATTTACTGGGGTGGCGATTTTGAATCAACTAAAGAACTGATAAACCAGGGACTGATAAAGAAAAATAACATCCGCTTTTTCCTGGGCTACACAGGGTGGGATGCGCACCAACTTGAAGATGAGCTTGAAGATAACTCATGGATAGTAAGTGAAAACAGCTACCAAAACCGTATCATTGGCAAGTCAAGCACTTCATTCTGGAAAGAAAAAATTATGGAACTGGGCGGCGACTACCTGATATGGAGCAATGCGCCTGAAAACCCTACATTTAACTAACCCAGCCTAACTGCAGCATT
This genomic interval carries:
- a CDS encoding YqgE/AlgH family protein, with protein sequence MISIKPKKGHLLIAEPSTIGDISFNRSVVLLADHTSEGSIGFILNKPLGYTIHDLIPEIHGSFKIYNGGPVEQDNLYFIHNVPDLIPDSIEISNGIYWGGDFESTKELINQGLIKKNNIRFFLGYTGWDAHQLEDELEDNSWIVSENSYQNRIIGKSSTSFWKEKIMELGGDYLIWSNAPENPTFN